The following are encoded together in the Planctobacterium marinum genome:
- the mioC gene encoding FMN-binding protein MioC, producing the protein MADQIEIITGSMLGATEYVAEQVQTELHQAGFNAEVHFQPDITQIRQSGIWVLCSSTHGAGDLPDNIQAFANALPDSDLSQIQFIVIALGDSSYDTFCQAGKTLYELMCKSGAKPLSELFCIDVLQHPMPEEVAGEWLANQLAGGLFESN; encoded by the coding sequence ATGGCCGATCAGATAGAGATTATTACTGGCTCCATGTTAGGTGCCACTGAATATGTTGCTGAGCAAGTTCAAACAGAATTGCATCAAGCAGGGTTTAACGCTGAAGTGCATTTTCAACCTGATATTACTCAGATAAGGCAATCAGGTATCTGGGTATTATGCAGCTCTACCCATGGCGCGGGCGATTTGCCGGATAACATTCAAGCTTTTGCTAACGCCCTGCCCGACTCAGATTTAAGCCAGATCCAATTCATCGTTATTGCTTTGGGTGATTCCAGCTATGATACTTTTTGTCAGGCAGGAAAAACCCTTTATGAACTCATGTGCAAGTCAGGAGCAAAACCCTTATCTGAACTATTTTGCATTGATGTGTTACAGCACCCAATGCCTGAGGAAGTTGCAGGCGAGTGGTTAGCAAATCAATTAGCAGGTGGATTGTTTGAATCAAACTGA